The Methanoculleus sp. SDB DNA window TTCCGTCTCCTCCACGACCTCCTGGCCGATGGCCATGTTGGTAAAATCCCGGACCAGCAGCACGGCAAACGGGGGGAGCCGGGCGCGGGCCCGGATGCGTATCGTCGTGTAGCCGGCGATATAGGCGCTGATGAGGTTTCTGAGCAGAAACGTCTCATCGGTCGAGGAGCTGATCTCGAAGTCCTTCATACGGGAGACCGGTTCGCTGCTGATATTCGGCGTGATGAGCAGCGTTCCGTCGGCCTGGGTGAAAACGCCCACGGGATCGTTCTTTTTGATTTTTGACGTGATTACCCATTCCTTCGGGAGGGAAACGATATAGGACGATCCGCCGCTGATCTGCACTTTCCTGATATCCATCACCAGTATTTGGCTGTACAACTATATAGAACATATGTAAGTATATTCAACTATATAAAATAAAGTCGTTATATATAATCAGTCGGTGAAGATTATATCCGGTGCATGAAAAGTGATCTGTGGTGATCTCTCAGCCATGAAACGATTCCACACGATCGGGCTCACCGCCGGGGTGGCCCTCTGTATTCTCTGTGCAACATTCCTGGGGGGGTGCGTCGGCGGCGATGCCGGAGACGCCACCCCCGTGCCGACCGCAGCCGCACGGCTCAGTGTGACCGGATCCACGACCGTGCTCCCCATCGCCGAAAAGGCGGCGGAAGCATTCATGGACGCAAATCCCGCTGCCGACATCCAGGTGAGTGGCGGCGGTTCCAGCGTCGGCGTGCAGGCGGTGGGTGAGGGCACTGCCGATATCGGCATGTCGTCCCGCGACCTCAAGGACGCCGAGAAGGAAAAGTACCCCGGTCTGGTGCAGCATGTGGTTGCCCGGGACGGCATCGCCATGATCGTCAATCCCGGAAACACCGTGGAGAGCCTGACGGTCGAACAGGTGCGCCGGATCTACACCGGCGAGATTACGAACTGGAACGAGGTCGGCGGCAGTGACGCCGAGATCGTCGTGGTGGGCCGTGACAGTGCGTCGGGCACCCGGGGATCCTTCGAGGAGCTCGTGATGGACAAGCAGGAGTGTGTCGCGACCATGCTCGAGAAGAACTCCAACGGTGCGGTCCAGCAGACCATTACCGGCACACCCGGAGCGATCGGCTACGTCGGTCTCGGCTATGTTGACGGGACGGTGAAGGGCGTTTCGATCGATGTCGACGGCACGCTCGTCGATCCGACGGTGGGAAACGTCATCGCCGGAACCTATCCGATCTCCCGTGACCTGATGATGTTCACCGACGGCGAGGCAACCGGGATTGCCGCATCCTTTATCACCTTTATCCGGAGTGAGGAAGGCCGTCGGATTGTTGCCGATGAGGGCTTCGTGCCCCTCGCATGAATAACCTGCAGAATCCGGATGTACCACTCCGTGGTGCGCCACACGGGCTGCAGGGGGTCACACCCCTGCAGGCCATTTTCACCGTACCCCAGTATGTTCGATCAAATGCCTGATTGTCAAAAAAAAGAGCCATTGAACGTGCTTTTACCCCGTTCGGGGAAAGGTGCGGGTCTCAGGGAGGCCCTTATCAGGGGATTGTGGTTTCTCACCGCCATATGTGCGGTCGTTACCGTCTTCTTCATCCTGTATTTCCTCGCGAGAGATGCCTGGCCGATTTTCGAATCGGCAGGCCCCGGAGCATTCCTCCTCGGGGACGTCTGGAAACCGACCGGATCGCCTTCCCTCTACGGGACGTTCTCTCTCATCGCCGGCACGGTGCTGGTGACCGCAGGCGCCATGCTCTTCGCCACGCCGCTGGGCATCGGAAGCGCTCTCTATATCTCCGAACTGGCACCGCCCCGGGTCAAAGCAGTGGTCAAACCCGCAATCGAACTTCTCGCGGGGATTCCCTCCGTGGTCTTTGGTTTTTTCGGCCTGATCGTGCTGACAAACTGGATCAGGATCGGGTTTGATGTTCCGAGCGGCGAGTGCTGGCTTGCCGGATCCCTCCTCCTCGGCGTGATGGCGCTTCCGACCATCATCAGCGTTTCGGAGGATGCGATCCGTGCGGTGCCCCGCGAATTCAGGGAAGGCTCGCTGGCGGTCGGGGCGACCCACTGGCAGACAATACACCGTGTGATTGCGCCGTCCGCCCTGTCCGGCATCACCGCCGCCCTCATCCTCGGCATGGGCCGGGCTATCGGGGAGACGATGGCGGTGATGATGGTCACCGGCAATGCGGCTCTTATTCCCGACCCGATCACAAACATACTCTCGCCGGTGAGGACGCTCACCGGGACGCTCGGCATCGAGATGGGCGAGGTTGCCGTGGGGAGTCCGCATTATCATGCGCTGTTCGGGGTTGCGGTGGTGCTGCTCGTCATCACCCTCATCGTCAATGTCGGTGCGATGCTCATCATGGAGCGGCTGCGGGAGGAGAATGCGGCATCGGTGCGGCCGCGCCGCCGCATCCTCTCTCCCGACACTGCCGACCGGCTCAGGCGTCCGGCGGGTCTTTTTGCGGTGGCGCTTCTGGCCGTTCTCCTTGTGCCGTCCGCCGGGCCTCTTGCGGCGCTGGCACTCATCGGCGTAGCGGGGGCAGCGTATGTCGTGAAAGAGCGGATATCGCCGCAGCATTCCCAGCGGATTGCATTCGGACTGATCGGCCTTTCGATTATCACCGTGCTCAGCATCCTCGGCATCATTCTCTTCGATATCGTTGCACACGGCATTCCGGCGCTCTCCTGGGAGTTTCTCACGCAGCCGCCCCGGAACCTGGGACGCGAAGGGGGTATCTTCCCCGCGATCGTCGGGACGCTGTATCTCGTGACGGGTGCGATCCTGTTCGCCCTCCCCATCGGCATGGGTGCCGCACT harbors:
- a CDS encoding phosphate-binding protein, which produces MKRFHTIGLTAGVALCILCATFLGGCVGGDAGDATPVPTAAARLSVTGSTTVLPIAEKAAEAFMDANPAADIQVSGGGSSVGVQAVGEGTADIGMSSRDLKDAEKEKYPGLVQHVVARDGIAMIVNPGNTVESLTVEQVRRIYTGEITNWNEVGGSDAEIVVVGRDSASGTRGSFEELVMDKQECVATMLEKNSNGAVQQTITGTPGAIGYVGLGYVDGTVKGVSIDVDGTLVDPTVGNVIAGTYPISRDLMMFTDGEATGIAASFITFIRSEEGRRIVADEGFVPLA
- a CDS encoding phosphate ABC transporter permease, producing the protein MPDCQKKEPLNVLLPRSGKGAGLREALIRGLWFLTAICAVVTVFFILYFLARDAWPIFESAGPGAFLLGDVWKPTGSPSLYGTFSLIAGTVLVTAGAMLFATPLGIGSALYISELAPPRVKAVVKPAIELLAGIPSVVFGFFGLIVLTNWIRIGFDVPSGECWLAGSLLLGVMALPTIISVSEDAIRAVPREFREGSLAVGATHWQTIHRVIAPSALSGITAALILGMGRAIGETMAVMMVTGNAALIPDPITNILSPVRTLTGTLGIEMGEVAVGSPHYHALFGVAVVLLVITLIVNVGAMLIMERLREENAASVRPRRRILSPDTADRLRRPAGLFAVALLAVLLVPSAGPLAALALIGVAGAAYVVKERISPQHSQRIAFGLIGLSIITVLSILGIILFDIVAHGIPALSWEFLTQPPRNLGREGGIFPAIVGTLYLVTGAILFALPIGMGAALYLTEYTKEGHLTKIIRSGVDLLNGTPSIVFGLFGFAFLVLFLGFGVSLLAGVITLGLMVLPTIIRTTEEALRSVPPSLREGSFALGATKWQTIRRVVLPPAVPGILTGTILSIGRAAGETAPILFTAVVFSRRFLPESLSDPVMALPYHLFILSTNVPGAGQNQYGTALVLLLLVIGVYLVAIVIRMHYQKTVQW